A part of Aestuariirhabdus haliotis genomic DNA contains:
- a CDS encoding FixH family protein yields MSAYSTQQSDEPVAPWYRQGWFWFVFGIPMASVCLGTTMLIVAFTNQDSLVKDEYYKSGKAINQVIARNQRAETLQIGADLKVDQLTGEVSLQLRSRGEQLPPSLRLSFLSPTQAKQDQIIDVKQVSAGRYTGQLERELSGRRYLHLETIEDQVSYKPSEEGWLIEGQHNFDGNTDIQIGYTGP; encoded by the coding sequence ATGAGCGCTTATTCAACCCAACAATCTGACGAACCTGTAGCGCCCTGGTATCGCCAGGGCTGGTTCTGGTTTGTGTTTGGCATCCCTATGGCTTCCGTATGCCTGGGCACCACCATGCTCATCGTGGCTTTCACGAACCAGGACAGCCTGGTCAAAGACGAGTATTACAAAAGCGGCAAAGCCATTAATCAGGTGATTGCTCGTAACCAACGCGCCGAGACCTTGCAGATTGGCGCCGACCTCAAGGTTGATCAACTGACCGGTGAAGTCAGCCTGCAGCTGCGCAGCCGTGGTGAACAACTCCCCCCCTCGCTTCGCCTGAGTTTCCTCTCTCCAACCCAGGCCAAGCAGGACCAGATCATCGATGTGAAGCAGGTTTCGGCCGGTCGTTATACCGGACAACTTGAGCGTGAACTGAGTGGCCGTCGCTATCTGCACCTGGAAACCATTGAAGACCAGGTTTCCTACAAGCCCTCTGAGGAAGGCTGGCTAATCGAAGGCCAGCACAACTTCGACGGTAATACAGATATCCAAATTGGTTATACCGGCCCCTGA